The following are from one region of the Edwardsiella tarda ATCC 15947 = NBRC 105688 genome:
- the ansB gene encoding L-asparaginase 2, whose amino-acid sequence MKLVKVSLLALLVSGFSGAALALPSITVLATGGTIAGGGDSATQSNYTAGKVGVEALVDAVPQLKKIADIKGEQLVNIGSQDMNDQVWLKLAKKINAECSKTDGFVITHGTDTMEETAYFLDLTVKCDKPVVLVGAMRPSTAMSADGPFNLYNAVITAADPASANRGVLVAMNDTVLDARDVTKTNTTGVETFKSVNYGPLGYIHNGKIDYQRAPERKHTTQTPFDVSKLTSLPKVGIVYNYANASALPVEALVKDGYQGIVSAGVGNGNMYKTVFDALANAAHDGVAVVRSSRVPSGATTQDAEVDDAKYGFIASGTLNPQKARILLQLALTETKNPQQIQKIFNTY is encoded by the coding sequence ATGAAGTTAGTCAAGGTTAGCCTGTTGGCATTATTGGTTTCCGGTTTTAGTGGCGCCGCGCTGGCGTTGCCGAGCATCACGGTGCTGGCGACGGGCGGAACGATCGCCGGCGGCGGCGACTCGGCCACCCAATCCAACTACACGGCCGGTAAGGTCGGCGTAGAGGCGTTGGTCGATGCGGTACCGCAGCTGAAAAAAATCGCCGACATTAAAGGTGAACAACTGGTCAACATCGGTTCCCAGGACATGAATGACCAGGTTTGGCTGAAGCTGGCGAAGAAGATCAACGCCGAGTGCAGCAAGACCGATGGCTTCGTCATCACTCACGGCACCGATACCATGGAAGAGACCGCCTATTTCCTTGATCTGACGGTGAAGTGTGATAAGCCGGTCGTATTGGTTGGCGCGATGCGTCCCTCTACGGCGATGAGCGCCGATGGCCCGTTTAACCTGTATAACGCGGTGATCACAGCTGCCGATCCGGCTTCGGCCAATCGCGGTGTGCTGGTGGCGATGAACGATACGGTGCTGGATGCGCGTGATGTCACCAAGACCAACACCACGGGCGTCGAGACCTTCAAGTCCGTCAACTATGGCCCGTTGGGTTATATCCATAACGGTAAGATCGACTACCAACGTGCGCCGGAACGCAAGCATACCACCCAGACCCCCTTCGATGTCAGTAAGCTGACCTCGCTGCCGAAAGTCGGTATCGTCTATAACTATGCTAACGCCAGCGCCCTGCCGGTCGAAGCCTTGGTGAAGGATGGTTATCAAGGGATCGTCAGTGCGGGTGTCGGCAACGGCAATATGTATAAGACGGTATTCGATGCGTTGGCAAACGCCGCGCATGATGGCGTCGCGGTTGTCCGCTCCTCTCGCGTACCGAGCGGTGCCACGACACAAGACGCTGAAGTTGATGACGCCAAGTATGGCTTTATCGCTTCCGGTACCTTGAACCCGCAGAAGGCGCGTATCCTGCTGCAACTGGCGCTGACGGAGACCAAGAATCCGCAACAGATCCAGAAGATCTTTAATACCTACTGA
- the aroA gene encoding 3-phosphoshikimate 1-carboxyvinyltransferase, protein MPSALTLNPIRRFAGEINLPGSKSVSNRALLLAAQARGVTRLHNLLDSDDVRYMLDALKALGVRYQLSDCRTRCEVQGVDGALPVAGVLSLFLGNAGTAMRPLAAALSLGRREVILTGEPRMKERPIAHLVTALRQGGAQIDYLEAEGYPPLRLRGGFVGGQIAVDGSVSSQFLTALLMAAPLAEQDTVITILGDLVSKPYIDITLAMMRAFGVTVENQAYQRFVVRGRQSYQAAGDYLVEGDASSASYFLAGAAIAGGTVRVTGIGRHSMQGDIHFADVLERMGAHIEWGDDYIACSRDRLHGIDMDMNTIPDAAMTIATTALFAEGPTTLRNIANWRVKETDRLAAMACELRKVGAQVEEGADFLRIEPPAQLQAAQIATYNDHRMAMCFSLVALSDTPVTICDPGCTAKTFPDYFAQFAALSHPRD, encoded by the coding sequence ATGCCGTCCGCCCTGACCTTGAATCCTATCCGCCGCTTCGCCGGCGAGATCAACCTCCCCGGCTCGAAGAGCGTCTCCAATCGCGCCTTGTTGCTGGCGGCACAGGCCCGAGGCGTGACCCGGCTACATAACCTGCTCGATAGCGATGATGTGCGCTATATGCTCGATGCCCTGAAGGCATTAGGGGTGCGTTATCAACTCTCCGACTGTCGTACCCGCTGCGAGGTGCAGGGCGTCGATGGGGCGCTGCCGGTCGCCGGCGTGCTGTCGTTGTTCCTCGGTAATGCGGGCACGGCGATGCGCCCACTGGCGGCGGCGCTCAGCCTGGGGCGGCGCGAGGTGATCCTGACCGGTGAGCCCCGGATGAAGGAGCGGCCTATCGCCCATCTGGTGACGGCGCTGCGTCAGGGAGGGGCGCAGATCGACTACCTGGAGGCGGAGGGCTACCCGCCGTTACGTCTACGCGGCGGCTTCGTCGGCGGTCAGATCGCGGTCGACGGATCGGTCTCCAGCCAGTTTCTGACCGCGTTGCTGATGGCGGCGCCGTTAGCGGAGCAGGATACCGTGATCACCATCCTGGGGGACTTGGTCTCTAAGCCCTATATCGATATTACGCTGGCGATGATGCGCGCCTTCGGCGTCACGGTCGAGAATCAGGCCTATCAGCGTTTCGTGGTTCGAGGCCGACAATCTTATCAGGCCGCAGGCGATTACCTGGTGGAGGGGGACGCGTCGTCCGCCTCCTACTTCCTGGCCGGCGCGGCGATCGCCGGCGGTACGGTGCGGGTGACGGGGATCGGACGTCACAGTATGCAGGGCGACATTCACTTCGCCGACGTATTAGAAAGGATGGGGGCCCATATCGAATGGGGCGACGACTACATCGCCTGCAGCCGTGATCGCTTGCATGGTATCGACATGGACATGAACACCATCCCCGATGCGGCGATGACCATCGCCACCACCGCGCTGTTCGCCGAGGGGCCGACGACCCTGCGCAACATCGCGAACTGGCGGGTGAAGGAGACCGATCGTCTGGCGGCGATGGCCTGCGAGCTACGCAAGGTGGGGGCACAGGTGGAAGAGGGGGCGGACTTCCTCCGCATTGAACCACCGGCGCAGTTGCAGGCGGCGCAGATCGCCACCTATAACGATCATCGTATGGCGATGTGTTTTTCGCTGGTGGCGCTCTCCGATACGCCGGTCACCATTTGCGATCCGGGCTGTACCGCGAAGACCTTCCCCGACTATTTCGCTCAGTTCGCCGCCTTGAGCCACCCCCGCGACTAG
- the ycaO gene encoding 30S ribosomal protein S12 methylthiotransferase accessory factor YcaO: MTQTFIPGKDAALEDSISRFQQQLQALGFNIEEASWLNPVPHVWSVHIRDRDCPQCFTNGKGASQKAALASALGEYFERLSTNYFFADFYLGKHIANGDFVHYPNERWFPLPADATLPAGLLDNDLRAFYDPAGDLAASDLIDLQSANAERGICALPFIRQSDGATVYIPVNIIGNLYVSNGMSAGNTPNEARVQALSEIFERYVKNRIIAEAISLPAIPDTVLARYPQVVEAIATLEREGFPILAYDASLGGRYPVICVVLFNPANGTCFASFGAHPDFGVALERTVTELLQGRSLKDLDVFAAPTFDDEEVADHTNLETHFIDSSGSISWDLFKSDADYSFVDWNFSGSSEQEFATLMALFAHEGQEVYIADYQHLGVYACRILAPGMSDIYPAEDLLLANNNMGAGLRTTLLQLPASEWDEDRYLALLARLDEEGLDDFTRVRELLGIVCDSDSAWHTLRIGELKALLALAGGDLEQALTWTEWTQEFNASVFSEQRAAFYRCLHTLLLLAMEEDRDPDQYMDAFRRMYGEQTLEIALASLNGELRFYGLTAIDDDFASLPAHRAMLAAYEKLQQAKRRFWQA; encoded by the coding sequence ATGACACAGACTTTTATCCCCGGCAAAGACGCCGCGCTGGAAGATTCGATCAGCCGCTTTCAGCAACAGCTCCAGGCGCTCGGCTTTAATATAGAAGAGGCCAGCTGGCTAAATCCGGTTCCACACGTCTGGTCGGTACACATCCGCGACCGCGATTGCCCACAATGTTTTACCAATGGTAAGGGTGCCAGCCAGAAGGCGGCGCTGGCCTCGGCGCTGGGTGAGTACTTTGAGCGCTTGTCGACCAACTACTTCTTTGCCGACTTTTACCTTGGCAAGCACATCGCTAACGGCGACTTCGTCCACTACCCGAACGAACGCTGGTTCCCCCTACCAGCGGACGCCACCCTGCCCGCCGGGCTACTGGATAACGATCTGCGCGCCTTCTACGATCCGGCCGGCGATCTGGCCGCCAGCGATCTGATCGATCTGCAATCGGCAAACGCCGAGCGCGGCATCTGCGCCCTGCCCTTTATCCGCCAATCCGACGGGGCCACGGTCTACATTCCGGTCAATATCATTGGCAACCTGTATGTCTCCAACGGCATGTCGGCGGGCAACACCCCGAATGAAGCGCGCGTGCAGGCACTCTCCGAGATCTTCGAGCGCTACGTGAAGAACCGCATCATCGCCGAGGCCATCAGCCTACCGGCCATCCCCGACACGGTACTGGCGCGCTACCCCCAGGTGGTCGAGGCGATCGCCACCCTGGAGCGCGAAGGTTTCCCGATTCTGGCCTACGACGCCTCACTGGGTGGCCGTTATCCGGTGATCTGTGTGGTGTTGTTCAACCCGGCTAACGGCACCTGCTTCGCCTCCTTCGGCGCCCACCCCGACTTCGGCGTGGCGCTGGAGCGTACCGTCACCGAGCTGCTGCAGGGCCGCAGCCTGAAGGATCTGGATGTGTTCGCCGCACCGACCTTCGACGATGAAGAGGTGGCCGATCACACCAACCTGGAGACTCACTTCATCGACTCCAGCGGCAGCATCTCTTGGGATCTGTTCAAGTCCGATGCCGATTACTCCTTCGTCGACTGGAACTTCAGCGGCAGCAGCGAGCAAGAGTTCGCCACGCTGATGGCGCTGTTCGCCCACGAAGGGCAAGAGGTCTACATCGCCGATTACCAACATCTGGGCGTCTATGCCTGCCGTATCCTGGCACCGGGCATGTCCGACATCTACCCGGCGGAAGATTTACTGTTGGCCAACAACAACATGGGCGCCGGTCTGCGCACGACCCTGCTGCAACTGCCAGCGAGCGAGTGGGACGAGGATCGCTACTTGGCATTGCTGGCTCGCCTGGATGAGGAAGGGCTAGACGACTTCACGCGGGTGCGCGAACTGCTGGGCATCGTCTGCGACAGCGACAGCGCCTGGCATACCTTACGCATCGGCGAGCTAAAGGCCTTACTGGCACTGGCCGGTGGCGATCTGGAACAGGCGCTGACCTGGACGGAGTGGACCCAGGAATTCAACGCCTCAGTCTTCAGCGAGCAACGCGCCGCCTTCTACCGCTGCCTGCATACCCTGCTGCTACTGGCCATGGAGGAGGATCGCGATCCCGACCAATATATGGATGCCTTCCGTCGCATGTATGGCGAGCAGACGCTGGAGATCGCCCTGGCCAGCCTGAATGGCGAGCTGCGCTTCTACGGCCTCACGGCAATCGATGACGACTTCGCCAGCCTACCGGCTCATCGCGCCATGCTGGCCGCCTACGAAAAGCTGCAACAGGCTAAACGCCGTTTCTGGCAAGCCTAA
- the cmk gene encoding (d)CMP kinase, whose product MTAIVPVITVDGPSGAGKGTLCKALAQAFGWHLLDSGAIYRVLALAALHHQVDIDSEEALVPLAAHLDVRFDASHGDLRVVLEGEDVSTAIRTETVGNTASRAAAFPRVREALLRRQRAFREAPGLIADGRDMGTVVFPDAPVKIFLDASAEERAQRRMLQLQQKGFDVNFESLLAEIKERDFRDRNRAVAPLVPAADALLLDSTMMSIDEVITQALAYARQHLA is encoded by the coding sequence ATGACGGCGATAGTTCCGGTCATTACCGTAGATGGGCCAAGCGGCGCGGGTAAAGGGACGCTATGTAAGGCGTTGGCGCAGGCCTTTGGCTGGCATTTACTCGACTCCGGTGCGATTTATCGCGTGCTGGCGCTGGCGGCGCTGCATCATCAGGTCGATATCGATTCAGAAGAGGCGCTGGTGCCGCTGGCGGCACACTTGGATGTGCGTTTCGATGCCAGCCACGGGGACCTGCGGGTGGTGTTGGAGGGGGAGGATGTCAGCACGGCGATCCGTACCGAAACCGTCGGCAATACCGCGTCGCGGGCCGCCGCCTTCCCGCGGGTGCGTGAGGCGTTGTTGCGCCGTCAACGCGCCTTCCGTGAGGCTCCGGGCTTGATCGCCGATGGCCGCGACATGGGCACGGTGGTGTTCCCCGATGCGCCGGTCAAGATCTTCCTGGACGCCAGCGCCGAAGAACGCGCCCAGCGTCGCATGTTGCAGTTGCAGCAGAAGGGCTTTGATGTTAACTTTGAAAGTCTTTTAGCTGAAATTAAAGAGCGTGATTTCCGCGATCGTAACCGTGCCGTCGCCCCCTTGGTGCCCGCCGCGGATGCGCTGTTGCTCGACTCGACGATGATGTCGATCGATGAGGTGATCACGCAGGCATTGGCCTATGCGCGCCAGCATCTGGCGTAA
- the rpsA gene encoding 30S ribosomal protein S1, whose translation MTESFAQLFEESLKEIETRPGSIVRGVVVAIDKDVVLVDAGLKSESAIPAEQFKNAQGELEIAVGDEVDVALDAVEDGFGETQLSREKAKRHEAWLMLEKAYEEAATVTGVINGKVKGGFTVELNGIRAFLPGSLVDVRPVRDTLHLEGKELEFKVIKLDQKRNNVVVSRRAVIESENSAERDQLLENLQEGMEVKGIVKNLTDYGAFVDLGGVDGLLHITDMAWKRVKHPSEIVNVGDEITVKVLKFDRERTRVSLGLKQLGEDPWVAIAKRYPEGAKLTGRVTNLTDYGCFVEIEEGVEGLVHVSEMDWTNKNIHPSKVVNVGDVVEVMVLDIDEERRRISLGLKQCKANPWQQFAETHNKGDRVEGKIKSITDFGIFIGLEGGIDGLVHLSDISWNVAGEEAVREYKKGDEIAAVVLQVDAERERISLGVKQLAEDPFNNYISLNKKGAIVTGKVTAVDAKGATVELADGVEGYLRASEASRDRVEDATLVLNVGDEVEAKFTGVDRKNRVVSLSVRAKDEAEEKDAMAAVNNQDDANFSNAMAEAFKAAKGE comes from the coding sequence ATGACTGAATCTTTTGCTCAACTCTTTGAAGAATCCCTGAAAGAAATCGAAACCCGCCCGGGTTCCATCGTTCGTGGCGTTGTTGTTGCTATCGACAAAGACGTCGTGCTGGTTGACGCCGGCCTGAAGTCTGAGTCTGCCATTCCGGCCGAGCAGTTCAAAAACGCTCAGGGCGAACTGGAAATCGCGGTAGGCGACGAAGTTGATGTGGCTCTGGATGCAGTAGAAGACGGCTTCGGCGAAACTCAGCTGTCCCGCGAGAAGGCTAAGCGTCACGAAGCTTGGCTGATGCTGGAAAAAGCTTACGAAGAAGCTGCAACTGTTACCGGTGTGATCAACGGTAAAGTGAAGGGTGGCTTCACTGTAGAGCTGAACGGTATCCGTGCGTTCCTGCCGGGCTCTCTGGTAGACGTGCGTCCGGTGCGTGACACTCTGCACCTGGAAGGCAAAGAGCTTGAGTTTAAAGTTATCAAGCTGGACCAGAAGCGCAACAACGTTGTAGTTTCTCGTCGTGCTGTCATCGAGTCTGAAAACAGCGCAGAACGCGATCAGCTGCTGGAAAACCTGCAGGAAGGCATGGAAGTTAAAGGTATCGTTAAGAACCTCACTGACTACGGTGCATTCGTTGATCTGGGCGGCGTTGACGGCCTGCTGCACATCACTGACATGGCTTGGAAGCGCGTTAAGCATCCGAGCGAAATCGTCAACGTTGGCGATGAAATCACCGTTAAGGTGCTGAAGTTCGACCGCGAGCGTACCCGTGTATCTCTGGGTCTGAAGCAGCTGGGCGAAGATCCGTGGGTCGCTATCGCCAAGCGTTATCCGGAAGGGGCCAAACTGACCGGCCGCGTGACCAACCTGACCGACTACGGCTGCTTCGTTGAAATCGAAGAAGGCGTTGAAGGCCTGGTTCACGTATCCGAAATGGATTGGACCAACAAGAACATCCACCCGTCCAAAGTGGTTAACGTGGGCGACGTCGTGGAAGTTATGGTTCTGGATATCGACGAAGAGCGTCGTCGTATCTCCCTGGGCCTGAAGCAGTGCAAAGCTAACCCGTGGCAGCAGTTCGCTGAAACCCACAACAAGGGCGATCGCGTTGAAGGTAAGATCAAGTCAATCACTGACTTCGGTATCTTCATCGGTCTGGAAGGCGGCATCGATGGTCTGGTGCACCTGTCCGACATCTCCTGGAACGTGGCTGGCGAAGAAGCCGTTCGCGAATACAAGAAGGGTGATGAAATCGCTGCCGTTGTTCTGCAGGTCGATGCAGAGCGCGAGCGTATCTCCCTGGGCGTTAAGCAACTGGCGGAAGACCCGTTCAACAACTACATCTCTCTGAATAAGAAAGGTGCAATTGTTACTGGTAAAGTCACCGCAGTTGACGCGAAAGGTGCTACAGTTGAATTAGCTGATGGCGTAGAAGGCTATCTGCGTGCTTCTGAAGCTTCCCGCGACCGCGTTGAAGATGCGACTCTGGTTCTGAACGTAGGCGACGAAGTTGAAGCTAAGTTCACTGGCGTTGATCGCAAGAACCGCGTTGTAAGCCTGTCTGTTCGTGCTAAAGACGAAGCAGAAGAGAAAGATGCTATGGCTGCCGTAAACAACCAGGACGATGCAAACTTCTCTAACGCAATGGCTGAAGCATTCAAAGCAGCTAAAGGCGAATAA
- the serC gene encoding 3-phosphoserine/phosphohydroxythreonine transaminase, giving the protein MTQVYNFSAGPAMLPVEVLRRAEQELCNWHGLGTSVMEISHRSKAFMQVAEEAEQDLRDLLKVPADYRILFCHGGARGQFAAVPLNLLGAERTARAEYVVGGYWAQSAAKEASKYCDPYIQDIACRVDGKLAMKPMAEWTLQNDSAYLHYCPNETIDGVVIDEEPDFGDRVVVADMSSVILSHPIDVSRYGLIYAGAQKNVGPAGITLVIVREDLLGRARREVPSILDYQVLVENDSMYNTPPTFAWYLSGMVFKWLKEQGGLGEMARRNQAKADLLYRAIDGSDFYRNDVAAANRSRMNVPFQMADSALGPLFWDEAQQAGLHALKGHKVAGGMRASIYNAMPLAGVQALVDFMADFARRHG; this is encoded by the coding sequence ATGACACAGGTTTATAATTTCAGCGCCGGGCCAGCAATGCTGCCGGTAGAGGTGTTGCGCCGGGCCGAACAAGAGCTGTGCAACTGGCATGGACTGGGAACCTCGGTAATGGAGATCAGCCACCGGAGCAAGGCGTTTATGCAGGTGGCGGAAGAGGCCGAACAGGATCTGCGTGACTTGCTGAAGGTCCCGGCGGATTACCGCATCCTGTTCTGTCACGGTGGCGCGCGCGGGCAGTTCGCCGCAGTACCGCTTAACCTGCTAGGCGCCGAGCGTACGGCGCGGGCGGAGTATGTCGTCGGGGGCTACTGGGCGCAGAGTGCGGCGAAAGAGGCGAGCAAGTACTGCGATCCCTATATACAGGACATCGCTTGCCGGGTCGATGGCAAGCTGGCGATGAAACCGATGGCGGAGTGGACGCTACAGAATGACAGCGCCTACCTGCACTATTGCCCGAACGAAACCATCGATGGCGTGGTCATCGATGAGGAGCCGGATTTCGGTGACCGGGTGGTCGTGGCCGACATGTCCTCGGTGATCCTCTCTCATCCCATCGATGTCAGCCGTTACGGCTTGATTTACGCCGGGGCGCAGAAGAACGTGGGTCCGGCGGGGATTACCCTGGTTATCGTGCGCGAAGATCTGTTAGGGCGCGCGCGGCGTGAGGTGCCATCGATCCTCGACTACCAGGTGTTGGTGGAGAATGACTCGATGTACAACACGCCACCGACCTTTGCCTGGTATCTCTCCGGCATGGTGTTCAAGTGGCTTAAGGAGCAGGGCGGGCTGGGTGAGATGGCGCGTCGCAATCAGGCCAAGGCCGATCTGCTGTATCGTGCCATCGACGGCAGCGATTTCTACCGCAACGATGTGGCCGCGGCGAACCGTTCACGCATGAATGTGCCGTTTCAGATGGCCGACAGTGCCCTGGGCCCGTTATTCTGGGATGAGGCACAGCAGGCCGGTCTGCACGCCCTTAAGGGGCACAAGGTGGCCGGTGGGATGCGCGCCTCCATCTATAATGCGATGCCATTAGCCGGCGTGCAGGCCTTGGTCGACTTTATGGCCGACTTTGCCCGTCGTCACGGTTAA